TGCGGCGGGGCGATCTCAGTGTCACCGAGGTCTGCTTCGCGGTCGGCTGCTCGTCGCTCGGTACGTTCAGTACCCGGTTCGCGGAGCTGGTGGGCGTGCCGCCGAGCGTCTACCGGCGCGAGGCGGCGGGCGAGGCGGCGGGGATGCCGTCCTGCCTGGCCAAGCAGGTGACGCGGCCGGTCAGGCGCAGGACGCCGGTCGCCTCGCGACCGGCGTGATCGATGGGGTCCCCGGCGGTGCGCACCTCGGCTGATCCCGCATTCTTTGCCGCGGGGGGCCGGTTTAGCCGGGTCTGACCGGGTACGGCTTGCCTGAAATATTGGCATACCACCTGGTCAGAGAGGGGTTCTCATGACTGGGACGATGCGGGCTCCCCGCAGCCGGGGCATGCTCAGCGGGCTTCTGCTGGTGCTCCTCGCACTGTGGGGCGGACTCATTCCGTTCATCGGGCCGTACTTCGACTTCGGCTTCGGGTCGAGCGACGCCTGGGTCTACAGCACCGACCGTCTGGTGCTGTCGATCCTGCCGGCGATCGCCGTCGGGCTCGGCGGGCTGATCCTGATGATCGCCGCGAACCGTCCGGTCGCCCTGTTCGGCGGCTGGCTGGCCGCGCTCGGCGCACTGTGGTTCATCGTCGGGAACACGGTCGGTCAGCTGTGGAACTCGAGCATCGGGCAGGCGCTCGGCGGCGAGGCGCGCCGGGTCACCGAACAGCTGACGTTCTTCGAGGGTCTCGGCGCCGTCATGCTTCTGCTGTCGGCGCTGGCGCTGGGCCGCTTCCTGGTGGTCGGCGTCCGCGAGGCCCGGCAGGCGGAGCGGGAGCGGCGTCCCGTCGACGACCGTGCGGGGCCGGAGTACACGGCGGTCCCGGCGCAGCGGAAGCGCGGCCACTTCCACCTCGGCAGGCAGAAGGCGGGAGCCGGCGCCGGAAGGGAGCGGCACACCAGGCACTGAGAGCACCGTCGGAGGCCGCGGGGATCCCCTGCGGCCTCGGCCTTTCGCGTCCGGCGGCTACGATCGTCCTCGAGTGAGTTCGTGGAGGTCGCACAGATGACATCGCCGCGCAGGATCGGCGCGCCGGACGCCAAGAACCGCGCGGCCCTGCTGGACGCGGCGGAGCTTCTCATGCTCGAGGAGGGGTACGCGGCGGTGACGTCGCGGCGCGTGGCGGCGAAGGCGGGGTTGAAGCCGCAGCTCGTCCACTACTACTTCCGCACGATGGACGAGCTGTTCCTGGAGGCGTTCCGGCGGCGCGCGGACGAGGGGATCGAGACGCTGGCGGCGGCGCTCGCCGCGCCGCGGCCGCTGCGGGCGCTGTGGGCGTTCAGCACCGACCCGGCCGCGACCGCGCTGACGATGGAGTACGCGGCGCTGGCCAACCACCGCAAGGTGCTGCGGGACGAGATCGCCCGCTACGCCGTCCGGTTCCGGGAGATGCAGGACGAGGCCATCGAGCGGCTCGTGAAGAAGTACGGGATCGACGTGGAGGAGCTCCCGCCCGCCTTCATCTCGGTGCTGCTGACGAGCCTGTCGCGGATGGTCACGATGGAGAAGGGGCTCGGGATGTCCGCGGGCCACGAGGTGACCGCCGAGGTCGTCGAGCGTTTCCTGCGGCGTTACGAGGGCGACCCGCCGGCCTGACGGGTCAGCGCTGGGGCGGCGGCTGCTGCTGGTGCATCGGTGCGCCCGGCGCCTGCGGCATTCCGGGAGTGTGCTGGGGGGACGGGGGCTGCTGCCAGGCGCCCGGGGGCACCTGGGGCGCGGGGGCACGGGTGCCGGACGCCGTCTGGAAGCCGAGGCCGATGAGGATGAACGCCGTCCCGGCGAGGATGAAGTTCAGGAGCGTCGCGAGCTGGATCTGGATCTCGGCCTTGTCGCCGTCGAGTTCGTCGACCTTGGCGCCGGCGATGAGGGTGCCCAACACGGCGAAGCCGATGAGGAGGACCCCGATGGCCGCGCAGATCACGAAAATGGGACTGATCTTCTTTCCTGGCATTCCCGAACAATAGCGATACGACCTCCCGACACCGTCAGGACACTTGTTTCGGACGGTCCGAAACGCCGCTCCGCGCGCCGGGTTCGGCGCGGAACGGCCCGCGTGACGGGCGGTCCGGGGCGTTTGCGGCCGCGCGCTGCGGGGATGCGCCGCCCATGCGTCGACCTCATCGTCTGATACTGGACAACACATTCCTTTTGCTGGCCGAGGGGTACGCGTGGTTGCCGAGCCTCTTCCGCGGCACCGATCGGCAAGCCGTCCGTACCCGGCTGCTAGGAAAACCCACGGTCGCGCTACGCGGTCCGGACGCCGTGCGGTTCTTCTACGACGACGCCCACGTGAGCCGTCGCACGGCCCTACCGGAACCCGTCCTCAGCACCCTTTTCGGTCATGGGGGCGTGCAGACGCTCGACGGGCACGCGCATCGGGTCCGCAAAGAGCTGTTCATGTCGCTCCTGAACGACCGGGAGGGCGTCGAGGGGCTCGTGGCGCACGTCCGGGCGGCGTGGGACGAGCTGGTGCGGTCCTGGGCGGACGGTTCGCGCGCCGTCGTGTTCGACGAGGCGAGCCGGGTGCTCGCGCGGGGCGTGTGCCGGTGGGCGGGGCTGCCGCTGAACGACGCCGACGCCGACCACCTCGCCCGCGACGTGACGGCGATGGTCGACGGGTTCGCGACGCCCGGCCCCCGGCACTGGCGGGCGCGGGCGGCGCGGCGGCGGCAGGAGGCGTGGGTCGCGGGGCTGGTCAGCGAGGCGCGGGCGCGCTCGTCCGGGGAGGGCGGCGGCCCGCCGGCGCGGTCGGCGATCGCCGTGGTGGCGGGGTTCCGGGACGTGGACGGGCGGCCCCTCGACCCTCGCACGGCCGCGATCGAGCTGCTGAACATCGTCCGTCCGACGGTCGCGGTCGCGTGGTTCGTCACGTTCGCGGCGCACGCGCTGCACCGGTGGCCCGAGCATCGGGAGCGGCTGGCGTCCGGGGACGACGCGTTCGCGACGGCCTTCGCGCACGAGGTGCGGCGGTTCTACCCGTTCGCCCCGTTCGTCGGCGGCGCGGCGGTCCGGGACCTGCGCTGGCGCGGGGAGCGGATCCGGGGCGGGGCGCTCGTCCTGCTCGACCTGTTCGGGCAGAACCACGACCCGGACCTGTGGGACGAGCCGTACCGGTTCGACCCCGGACGGTTCGCCGGTGCGGACATCGACCCGGACGTTCTCGTGCCGCAGGGCGGCGGCGACCCGCGCACCGGCCACCGCTGCCCCGGCGAGACGATCACCGTCGAGGTGCTCAAGTGCCTCGCGGTCCGGCTGGCGCGGCTGCGGTACCACGTGCCGCCGCAGGACCTCGCCGTCCCGCTGCGGCGCGTCCCGACCCGGCCGCGCAGCGGATTCGTCATCGCCGGCGTGCACACGGCCCCGGCGCCGCGCGGCACGGGCGCTCACCGTGCGTCATGAACAACTGTTTGACCTGCGCGATCGAGGTTAGAAGGGGTGAAAGCTCTCCAATTCCGAAGGGGGAAGTCATGGCGGAACGGAGAGAAGAGACCTCGGCGTCCGCGGCTCCGGGGGAGCGCGACATCGAACGCGACGAGTTCGGCACGTGGGAGAACCGGACGCGGGTGTTCCTGCAGCCGGTCGCGGCGCCGTCCATTCTCGGGCTGTTCGGGTTCGCGGGCGCGACCCTGATGGTCGGCGCGTGGCAGGCGGACTGGTACGGCAACCCGACCACGCCGCTGCTGCTGTTCCCGTTCGTCCTGATGTTCGGGGGGCTCGCGCAGTTCCTGGCGGGCATGTGGTCGTACCGGGCGCAGGACGGCCTGGCCACGGCCATGCACGGCATGTGGGGCGCGTTCTGGTTGGCCTGGGGGCTGATGTGGCTCCTGATCGCGGCGGGCGTCTTCCCCGTCGCGCTGGCTCCCGCGTTCGGCGAGAGCAGTGCGGGGTTCGCGATCTGGTTCGTCCCGCTGGCCGTCATCACCGGGTTCGGGGCGCTCGCGGCGCTCGGCCGGAACATGATGCTGACGCTGCTGCTGGCGGCGCTGGCCGTCGGCGCGGGCTTCACCGCCGCGGGCTTCTTCAGCGGATCGACCTGGCCGCTGCGCATCGGCGGCTGGCTGTTCGTGGTGTCCGCGGGGATCGCGATCTACACCGCGGCGGCGATGATGATGGAGAACACCTTCGGCCGGACGGTCATGCCGCTGTTCAAGACCCGCCGGGGCAAGTACGTGCCGGAGGGGCCCGGGCCGAGCCGGCCGCTCGAGTACCGGTACGGCCAGCCCGGCGTCAAGATCGGCCAGTGACCCGGCCGGTGCCGCCGACTCCATGCCGCGCACCGCGGCATGGAGTCTGCTTTGGCCCCTGCTGTCGGGTTTACCGTCCCGCTCCCCTATCCTGGGCCGCACATGACCCACGACGCCCAGGGGGAGCGGTATGTCGACGACGGTTCGGCGGGCATGGCGCCGGATGCGGCGTGCCTACCTGCACGCCTGCGCGCGGGACGACGCGGCGGGCCGCGGCGTCCAGGTGCCGTCCGGCGTGTGGGTGTGCGACCGTTGCGAGGAGGCGCTGCTCGAACTGGCGTCGTTCAGGGAGCACCTTCGCCTCGTCCATCCGATCTGAGGCGCGCACCCGGCAGGCGACGAGCCGTCCGCACGACGACCGTCCGGGCGGTGACCGTTCACGAGACGCTCCCCGGAGCGCCTCTCCCATCGGGTCGCCGGTCTGTGGCAGGATTCGATCACGATTTCATGGTCATTCTCATAATTTTTTGAGACTCATCGCATAGAACCGGACATATGCGCCTCACACGTCGAAGGTTCCTGGTTCTGGGCGGCGCCGTCGGACTCACCGGCGGAGCGGCCCTGGTCAGCGGGACCGCGCGCCCGCGCGGGGCCGAGGCCCCCGCCGCCGCCTCCACGACCGGTCCGTACGTGACCATGCCCGAGCTGCGGCCCCCGCGGATGAGCGCGCGCCGCGGCGGCGTCCCCGAGGACGGCCTGCTGTTCGTCGGACCGTTCCACGGGACCGCGCAGGCGGACGGCCTGATCGTCGACGACGCGGGCGAACCCGTCTGGATGCGGCCGTCCGGGCGGACGATCACCGACCTGCGCGTGCAGACGTTCGAGGGCCGGCCCGTCCTGACGTTCTGGGAGGGCGAGCGGCGCACCGGCGGCTACGGCTGGGGCAACGGGATCGTCCTCGACAGCGCGTACCGGCAGATCGCCGAGGTGCGGGCGGTCGGCGAAGGTCTGCACGTCGACCTGCACGAGTTCCGGCTCACCGACCGCGGCACCGCGCTGATCATCGCGTACCCGCTCGTCCGCGCGGACATGCGCGCCATCGGCGGCCCGCGGGACGGCCACGTCTTCGACAACCGCGTCCAGGAGATCGACGTCCGGACCGGCGAGGTGCTCCTCGACTGGAGCGCCCTCGACCACATCGACATCGCCGAGACCGTCTCCCCCCTCGCCGACAACGCCGACGGGACGGACGGCAAGCCGTTCGACCCCGTCCACGTCAACTCCGTCGAGCCCGACGGCGACGCGCTCCTGCTCTCCGCCCGCAACACCAGCACCCTCTACCGGATCGACCGCAGGACCGGGAAGGTCCGGTGGCGGCTCGGCGGGACGCACGGCGACTTCGCACTCGGCGACGGCGTTAAGTTCAAGTGGCAGCACGACGCGCGCCGCCGCGCCGACGGGACGATCACCCTGTTCGACAACGCGATCACCGAGGCCGAGAGCGGCTCGTCGCGCGGCATCGTCCTCAAGGTGGACGAGCGCGAGAAGCGCGCCGACCTCGTGTGGGAGTACACCGACGGCGTCACGTTCGGCCATTACATGGCGAACATGCAGATCCTCCCGGGCGGCAACGTGCTCCTCGGCTACGGCTCCACGGCGTCCGTCATCGAGTACACCCCGGCCGGCGAGGTCGTCTACGAGCTCAAGACGGGCCAGTCGTCCTACCGCGCCTACCGCCACACGTGGTCGGCCCGGCCGACCGATCCCCCGCTCGTCGCGTCCCGTCCCACGTCGGCCGGCATGCGCCTGTACGCGAGCTGGAACGGCGCCACCGACGTCGCGGCCTGGCGGTTCCTCACCGGCCCCTCGGCGTCGCGGCTGTCCACCGCGGCGACCGTCCGGCGGTCCGGGTTCGAGACGTCCGCGCAGGTCAAGCGGGCCGCGACGGCCGTCGCGGTGGCGCTCGACGGCAGCGGCGCCGAACTGTCGCGGTCCGCTCCGCTCAACACGTCGAACAGGTCGAGCGCGTCCGTCTGATCCTTGGTCCGCGCGGGAGAATTCCGGGCGGCGCACTCGGGTACCGCGCGGACCATCAAGGATCTCGCCTTCGGTGATCGCACCGACTTCGACGACGCCGACCGGCGCTTCGTGGCCGCGCTGACGGCGGGCGGACGGACGTGCGCACTGTTTGAGATCGCCCTCAGGTGAGGGGCGGCCGAACGCCCCACGGCACGGGGCCTCCGCTGCCCTCCGGCGCGGCCGGACGCCGGGTCACTCGGGGCGGTCGCGGCGCGCCTCCCGGGCGCTGCTCGCCAGCGCGCCCTCGTTGAGGGCCCGCAGGCGGTCGAGCTCGCGGCGGTCGCGCTTGGTGGGACGGCCGGCGCCGCGGTCGCGGCGGGCGATCGGCATGAACGCCTCGCGCGGCGGCGGAGGCGGGCTCTTGTCGATGAGGCATTCGGCCGCGACCGGCGCGCCCACGCGCTTGCGGATCACCTTCCGGACGACGACGAGGCGCTCGCGGCCCTCGTGCCGCAGCCGGATCTCGTCGCCCGGCTTCACCGCCGTCGCGGGCTTGGCGCGCTCGTCGTTCACGCGGACGTGCCCGGCCTTGCAGGACGCCGCCGCCTGCGAGCGCGTCTTGATCAGCCGCACGGACCAGAGCCAGAGGTCGATCCGCACCGACCCGTCTTCTGCCATGGTGACGACTGTAGCCAAGCGCCGTCCCCGCCCGTCACTCCTTTTTCTCCCGCCGGCCGGAGGGCCGACCGTCCGTGCGGACGGCCGGCCCTGGGGCCGTCAGTGGTGGTGGCCCCGGGTCCGGAGGCCGTGGCCGTAGCGGAACAGGGGATCGTAGTCGCGGTCGCCGATGTTGATCGGCTCCTGGGCCTCGCTGCGCGGCCAGGACACCGGAAGCCTGCCGGTGAACGGACGACGGCCGAACAGGACGTCCGCGACGCCGATGCCCTCGCTGCCCGGCAGCCAGGACATGACGAACGCGTCCATCTTCGGCAGGAGGCCGGTCACGATCTGCGGGCGGCCCGCGACGTCCAGGACGACGCAGGTGTCGATGGCGGCGCAGACCTTCTCGACGTTCGCCCGGTCGGCGGCCGAGAGGTTCAGCGTGTGGCCGTTGCCGACGTCGCCGACGCCTTCGGCGTACGGGGTCTCGCCGATCACCACGACGCCCACGTCGGCGCCGTCCATGGACGCGGACGCGTCGGCGCTGTAGGTGACGTCGCCCGCGTACCGCTCGATGCCGTCGAGGATCGTGGTGCCGGGGACGATGTCGCCCGACTGCCCCTGCCAGGTGACCGTCCACCCGCCGGCCTGGTTGCCGATGTCGTCGGCGTTGACGCCGGCGACGTAGATGTCGTCGCGGCGGTCCAGCGGGAGGGCGCGGTCGTCGTTCTTGAGCAGCACCTGCGACTTGGCGACGGCCTCACGGGCGACGGCCCGATGCTCGCGGGAGCCGATCTCGGACGCGTTGGAACGGTCGGTGTACGGACGCTCGAACAACCCGAGTTCGAACTTCGCCGTGAGGATCCGGCCGACGGCGTCGTCGATGCGCGACATCGGGACGCGTCCGGCCTCGACCTCGGCGATCAGCGTCTCCACGAACTGCGGGGCGCTGTAGGGCTCCATGAACATGTCCACGCCCGCGTTGACGGAGGTGCGGACCTGCGTCGGGTAGTCGCCCGGGATCTGCTTGATGGCCTCCCAGTCGCTGATCACGAAGCCCTCGAAGTCCATCCGGCCCTTGAGGACGCCGGTGAGCAGTTCCTCGTGCGCGTGCATCTTCAGCGGGTTTCCGACGCCGTCCTCGGTCCAGTCGACGCTGGAGAAGGACGGCATGACGCTGCCGACGTCGTACTTCTTGATCGCGCGGACGTACGGAACCAGGTTCGTCCGCCAGAACGACCTCCGGTCGGTGATCGTGACGCCCTGGTCGATCGTGTACGTGCCGGTGGTGGACGACCCGAACTTCGTGTCGCCGTCGCCCGCGAAGTGCTTGACGGTCGCGAGGACGTGCTCGGGGTCGTCGAGGTCGCGGGACGGGCGGCGGCCCTGCAGGCCCTCGACGGCGGTGGTCATGCCGGTGACCAGGCGCGGGTCCTC
The nucleotide sequence above comes from Actinomadura algeriensis. Encoded proteins:
- a CDS encoding helix-turn-helix domain-containing protein, producing the protein MEVAQMTSPRRIGAPDAKNRAALLDAAELLMLEEGYAAVTSRRVAAKAGLKPQLVHYYFRTMDELFLEAFRRRADEGIETLAAALAAPRPLRALWAFSTDPAATALTMEYAALANHRKVLRDEIARYAVRFREMQDEAIERLVKKYGIDVEELPPAFISVLLTSLSRMVTMEKGLGMSAGHEVTAEVVERFLRRYEGDPPA
- a CDS encoding cytochrome P450, with amino-acid sequence MQTLDGHAHRVRKELFMSLLNDREGVEGLVAHVRAAWDELVRSWADGSRAVVFDEASRVLARGVCRWAGLPLNDADADHLARDVTAMVDGFATPGPRHWRARAARRRQEAWVAGLVSEARARSSGEGGGPPARSAIAVVAGFRDVDGRPLDPRTAAIELLNIVRPTVAVAWFVTFAAHALHRWPEHRERLASGDDAFATAFAHEVRRFYPFAPFVGGAAVRDLRWRGERIRGGALVLLDLFGQNHDPDLWDEPYRFDPGRFAGADIDPDVLVPQGGGDPRTGHRCPGETITVEVLKCLAVRLARLRYHVPPQDLAVPLRRVPTRPRSGFVIAGVHTAPAPRGTGAHRAS
- a CDS encoding acetate uptake transporter family protein, with the protein product MAERREETSASAAPGERDIERDEFGTWENRTRVFLQPVAAPSILGLFGFAGATLMVGAWQADWYGNPTTPLLLFPFVLMFGGLAQFLAGMWSYRAQDGLATAMHGMWGAFWLAWGLMWLLIAAGVFPVALAPAFGESSAGFAIWFVPLAVITGFGALAALGRNMMLTLLLAALAVGAGFTAAGFFSGSTWPLRIGGWLFVVSAGIAIYTAAAMMMENTFGRTVMPLFKTRRGKYVPEGPGPSRPLEYRYGQPGVKIGQ
- a CDS encoding arylsulfotransferase family protein, with the protein product MRLTRRRFLVLGGAVGLTGGAALVSGTARPRGAEAPAAASTTGPYVTMPELRPPRMSARRGGVPEDGLLFVGPFHGTAQADGLIVDDAGEPVWMRPSGRTITDLRVQTFEGRPVLTFWEGERRTGGYGWGNGIVLDSAYRQIAEVRAVGEGLHVDLHEFRLTDRGTALIIAYPLVRADMRAIGGPRDGHVFDNRVQEIDVRTGEVLLDWSALDHIDIAETVSPLADNADGTDGKPFDPVHVNSVEPDGDALLLSARNTSTLYRIDRRTGKVRWRLGGTHGDFALGDGVKFKWQHDARRRADGTITLFDNAITEAESGSSRGIVLKVDEREKRADLVWEYTDGVTFGHYMANMQILPGGNVLLGYGSTASVIEYTPAGEVVYELKTGQSSYRAYRHTWSARPTDPPLVASRPTSAGMRLYASWNGATDVAAWRFLTGPSASRLSTAATVRRSGFETSAQVKRAATAVAVALDGSGAELSRSAPLNTSNRSSASV
- a CDS encoding RNA-binding S4 domain-containing protein — encoded protein: MAEDGSVRIDLWLWSVRLIKTRSQAAASCKAGHVRVNDERAKPATAVKPGDEIRLRHEGRERLVVVRKVIRKRVGAPVAAECLIDKSPPPPPREAFMPIARRDRGAGRPTKRDRRELDRLRALNEGALASSAREARRDRPE
- a CDS encoding glycoside hydrolase family 3 protein translates to MRHPLRPATRIGRIMIALAVTAAMPTALAAAPAAAAERTAPYLNPRLPVDDRVDDLLGRMTLAEKVGQMAQAERGAVAGDPEMIGRLGLGSVLSGGGSTPADNTPEGWADMVDGFQAEALGTRLKIPLLYGVDSVHGHNNLVGATVFPHNIGLGAARDPRLVRRAAEITAEETRATGPQWTFAPCVCVSRDVRWGRTYESFGEDPRLVTGMTTAVEGLQGRRPSRDLDDPEHVLATVKHFAGDGDTKFGSSTTGTYTIDQGVTITDRRSFWRTNLVPYVRAIKKYDVGSVMPSFSSVDWTEDGVGNPLKMHAHEELLTGVLKGRMDFEGFVISDWEAIKQIPGDYPTQVRTSVNAGVDMFMEPYSAPQFVETLIAEVEAGRVPMSRIDDAVGRILTAKFELGLFERPYTDRSNASEIGSREHRAVAREAVAKSQVLLKNDDRALPLDRRDDIYVAGVNADDIGNQAGGWTVTWQGQSGDIVPGTTILDGIERYAGDVTYSADASASMDGADVGVVVIGETPYAEGVGDVGNGHTLNLSAADRANVEKVCAAIDTCVVLDVAGRPQIVTGLLPKMDAFVMSWLPGSEGIGVADVLFGRRPFTGRLPVSWPRSEAQEPINIGDRDYDPLFRYGHGLRTRGHHH